The Lolium rigidum isolate FL_2022 chromosome 1, APGP_CSIRO_Lrig_0.1, whole genome shotgun sequence region GCAGCCAATAAGGCACTTGTCTTGTATCTTGGCATATTGTCATGAATAATGCTGATCTTATGCAGCTCCACTAATTACCTGGTACCTCTTGCACTATATATGCAGGTCATAGTGGAGCAGCTAACTGCATCCCCATTGAATAACTTGTTGTTCATGGTATATTACGGTTTAGTAGTCGAAGGTATTCACTGCGATATGCTATCCAGTATACAATATACATGCGTCTCTACGGTTACATATACATAACTGTTCAAATTATCCTTCCTCCATAACACATACATATGAAGAGTTCTTTTTTCATCCGTATGTACCAACATCAGATGAAATAATATTCATAAAATTTTAGGGAGGCCGTATGAGCAAGTGAAGAGCAAGATAAAGAAGGACTACGCCAACATCCAGTTGACCTCTTGGAAGGTGTACTACTACCTTCTATTCCTCACCTAATTTTGTGTTTTGCTTTATGTCAATATATTGCTAAGTCTGTTTTCTACTCATCTAAACAAAATACAAGCCAAATAGTCACATATATACCACAATTTCCGTGCAGTTGCGACCAATTGTTAGCTGGATCAACTACGAGTACGTGCCGCTCCAGCACCGAGTTCTCTTCGCCAGCTCCGTCGCATCATGCTGGTGAGGCCTCTGAGTTCAATCTGTCCGTCGATTCTTTTTGGCAATTTTTAACTACCGGTAATGCTTGATGAGCTCACTGAGATGGTTTGGATTTACAACCAATTGCAGGGCAGTGTTTCTGAACCTGAAAGCGGCAAgatcatcgtcgtcgccggccgctAGCAAGAATGCATAAAGGAGGAAGGGCTACTCTAGTGCAGTAGCGCTGCAATATATATCTTGGCTTAGCCACTAGTGTTTCGATCATTTTCTGTCCTTTCGTCACTTGATTTGTATGTGAACCACTTGTCTTCAAAAACATTCTTGATTCCAACTTTCACGAGGAGAGGACAGCAGCTGTCTCAAAACTCCACCATCCATGCATGATACATCCACGCAGGGAATATATGCTTATCTAGCCAGTTGTTCAATAAAAAGTAGAGAGATGAAATATCATGATAACTAAAAAGAGAGAATATATACGAAAGACAAATTAGGTCCACCGGTGTGATTTGTTCTTTGCCTGCTCGGTTTCGATTCGATTCCGTGGCGATGACTTGCACTCATTCATCCACTGATCGATCCTTATCAGTTATCACCATCAGTAAAACTTACAAAGTTTCAGCCATCCCTTTTGGTCCTTTCGAAGAAAAGAATTTGCCTTTCCGATCGTCTCTTGCTTGCTTCCACCATATCAACGATCAATAGAAGAACAAAAGGATGCAAAAAACAATTGACTACGTACGAACAGCAAAGAGAATATAAAAAGATCTTGGAAATATATACTACAGGAGCAAATATTTGGTCTTGGGAATTTTACTAATATGTACATATATTAGTTCACCGATTCAGCTATGCACAATGGCATCAGCATCATCCAGTCACAGGTTTTGCAGCCCTCCACCTTCAGCTTCAGGGGAGTATAGTATAGGTAATTGTTATTACACATCCACACGTACGGCACAAAACTAAGCACCAGGTAAACCAAAATTAGCACAGCTAAACGCGTACATTAACCTTAGGAACTCCGGCGTGTCAAAAGGACAGGAGGAGGTTGTCGTCGGGCTGGGCAGCATCGGCAGCAGCGGTGGCGATGGCCGGCTGGGAAAGCATGTGCACGACCTCCCGCATGGTGGGCCGGGCCGTGCTAGCCTCCTCAACGCACGCGGTGGCCACGTCGTAGAGGCCCACAAGCAGCGGCACGGGCTCGGGGGACAGGCggcggtcggcgacggcgaggacagCCGCGGCGGTGTTGGGCAGCTCCGTGGTGACCTTGCGGACCCAGTGCACAATGTCGACGCCGTCGCCGAAGCTGCCGACGGGGCGGCGCCCCGTGATGAGCTCCAGCAGCACCACGCCGAAGCTGTACACGTCGCTCTTCTCGTCCACACGCAAAGTGTACGCGTACTCTGCCACGTCAGATGGCAAATTCATTAGTCAGACAGAACTATATTTACATTCTTCTAATCATGCTAGTGTGAGGCAGTTCATATAATCAGACACACAAAACTAGCTGGAATGCTGACCAGTGGGTCCAAGACAGATATCCCTATCATTGATCACGCTTAAGCGAGGCACAAGCTCATAATCAGCCAGACAAAAAACTATCTGGATTGATGATGAGTCCAGGATATCCACGTTCTTAAATGCAAGAGGAAATCTCTGTCTTGTCTCTTGTTGGCATATGTTAAACACAGATGGCAACAAGATCTTCCAAGAAACAGGGGCAGGACAAATAGACACTACTAACAGCCACCACTAATCACTGTCCTGTCTCAAAAATTTGTCCTGTCTCTAGTTGACCTTTGCACATGGCAACAAGAACAGAGCCGGTGTGGGTGCAGACAGTACACTGAAAAACTAagctaaaatccaagaagaagaaAGTACAGGTGGGTCAGTGGAGTGTGCAGTTCAGTTGGCCTTCAGATAGAATATGTTGGATGAAATTTGGAGTAAAAGTTCTTGGTAATTTCTAGTACTACTATGTTGCCACAAGTTTTGAATCGACACTGTTCTTCAATTAGATTTTGCTATCCAGGGTGTGAATTTGCTATCCAGGGTGCGGACATGCATCATTGGTTAATCAGACAGGATTATAGCTCTAATAATCACGATTAAGTGAAGCAGAAGCACATAACCATCCAGAGACAAAAACTATCTGAATTGCTGACCAAGGGTCCAAGATATATCTCCATCATTAAGTGCAAAAGGAGATCTTTGTCCTGTCTTTTGTTGAGAGGACACAGGGCAGTTAACAAGAAGATCTTCCAGGTTGAGACAAATTTATTAGTAGTCCATAGTACTATGCTAGGATCCAAGAGACAAGTTCAGGAGACAAAAAGACACTAACAGCAGCCACTAATCCCCAGCTCAATTTTTTGTCCTCTCTTTGGTTGACTCTTGCACATGGCAACAAGATTCACAGGGCCGGTGTGGGTTGCAGATAGTACTGAAAAACTAAGCTAAAATCCAAGAGCAAGAAAGTACAGGTTGCAGTTCAGGTAGGGTCTTTGGGGTGTGCATTTCAGATAAAATTTGGCATAACTCTGAATCAACAACTCTGTTCCTCAATTAGATTTTGCTATACAGGGTGTGAATTTGTGGAACACGAAATGGTGCAGTGATCAGTGATTCAGTAGTAACAGATTTTGCTATCGAGGATGTGAATTTGTCGAATACCTGGCGCGATGTAGCCGTAGGAGCCTGCGATGGCGGACATGCactcggaggcgccgccgccggcacccgcgccgccgccgaggaaCTTGGCGAGTCCGAAGTCGGCGACGTGGGCCTCGAACCCGGAGTCGAGGAGGATGTTGTTGGACTTGACGTCGCGGTGGATGATCCTGGGCGCGCAGTCATGGTGGAGGTAGCATAGCCCGCGCGCGGCCTCGAGCGCGACCCTGGCGCGGGCCTCCCAGCCGAGGTGGCCGCCTTTGCCGCCGTGCAGCATCTCCCCGAGCGAGCCGTTGGGCATGTACTCGTAGAGCAGCAGGTTGGTCTCGCGGTTGGAGACGAAGCCGAGGAGGCGCACGATGTTGCGGTGCCGGATCCGGCCCAGCGTGCCCACCTCCGCCGAGAAGCCGCGGTCGCCGCCCACGCCGCGGCCGACGAGGCGCTTGATGGCCAGCTCGGCGCCGGTGTGGGTGATGCCGTGGTAGACGATCCCCGCGCCGCCCTTGCCGATGATGTTGTCCTCCTTGAGGCACTCCACCACGTCGTCGGCGGAGAAGTCGAGCTTCTGGAACACCGTCATCTTCCAGGCTCCAGAACGACGCCGCGCCGCCTCGCGCCACGCCTCGCACCCTTTCCGCCCGCCGAGGAACGCCGCCACGAGCGCGGCGAGCACGGCCGCGAGGCACACCAGCATCTTCTTGGAGTCCCAGCGGCGGAGGGACATGAGCcccgcgccggcgccggagcCGAGGTCGCCGCACGCGAGCGCGTTATCGGCCGCGGCGAGCGGCCCGCCGCAGAGGCCGGGGTTGCCGACGAAGGAGCTCTCGTTGAACACCAGGAACTGGCCCTGCATGGGCACGGCGCCGGAGAGCGCGTTGTAGGAGACGTCGAGCGTGGTGAGGCTGGTCATGTTGGACATGCCCGGCGGGAGCTCGCCCGAGAGCGCGTTGCGCGACACGTTGAGCGTGCAGAGGATCTTGAGCGAGGTGACGGCCCCGGGGATCTCCCCCGTGAGGCGGTTGCGGctggcgtcgacggcggcgagcgcggcgcaGCGCGTGAGCTCCGGCGGGATGGCGCCCGTGAGCGCGTTGCCGCTGACGTTGAGCCGCGACAGGTTCCGCAGCCGGCCGAGCTCCGGCGGGAGCGCGCCCGAGAAGTTGTTGCACTCGAGCGACAGCGTCTGCAGCGCGGGGAGGTTGCCGATTGAGGCTGGAATCCTGCCGCCGATCATGTTGTTGCCGAGGAGCAGCATCCCGATCTTGTTCCCGCCGATGATGTCGGGGAGCGTGCCGGAGAGCAGGTTGTCGGTGAGCTCCAGCATGTTGGCCTGCGGGAGGTCGA contains the following coding sequences:
- the LOC124662576 gene encoding leucine-rich repeat receptor-like kinase protein FLORAL ORGAN NUMBER1, which gives rise to MPPPILLTMLLLLLSASSSASPDRDIYALGKLKSALVPNPAATPTLLQDWDPTATSPAHCAFTGVTCDAATSRVTAINLTALPLHAGTLPPELSLLTSLTNLTIAACALPGHVPATLPALPSLRHLNLSNNNLSGPFPFPTTTTPYFPSLALLDCYNNNLTGPLPPFSTPHAATLTYLQLGGNYFSGPIPSTYGALASLRYLGLNGNALSGAIPTTLSALTLLEDLYLGYYNQYSGPIPPELGNLTNLRRLDMSSCNLTGPIPPQLGQLQNLDTLFLLWNRLSGDIPAELGDMRSMQSLDLSVNDLGGEIPATLAKLTSLKLLNLFRNHLRGGIPEFIGDLPQLEVLQLWENNLTGVLPADLGKNGRLKTLDVTTNHLTGPVPPGLCDGRRLETLVLMDNGFFGPIPDSLGGCKTITRVRLSKNFLTGAVPPGLFDLPQANMLELTDNLLSGTLPDIIGGNKIGMLLLGNNMIGGRIPASIGNLPALQTLSLECNNFSGALPPELGRLRNLSRLNVSGNALTGAIPPELTRCAALAAVDASRNRLTGEIPGAVTSLKILCTLNVSRNALSGELPPGMSNMTSLTTLDVSYNALSGAVPMQGQFLVFNESSFVGNPGLCGGPLAAADNALACGDLGSGAGAGLMSLRRWDSKKMLVCLAAVLAALVAAFLGGRKGCEAWREAARRRSGAWKMTVFQKLDFSADDVVECLKEDNIIGKGGAGIVYHGITHTGAELAIKRLVGRGVGGDRGFSAEVGTLGRIRHRNIVRLLGFVSNRETNLLLYEYMPNGSLGEMLHGGKGGHLGWEARARVALEAARGLCYLHHDCAPRIIHRDVKSNNILLDSGFEAHVADFGLAKFLGGGAGAGGGASECMSAIAGSYGYIAPEYAYTLRVDEKSDVYSFGVVLLELITGRRPVGSFGDGVDIVHWVRKVTTELPNTAAAVLAVADRRLSPEPVPLLVGLYDVATACVEEASTARPTMREVVHMLSQPAIATAAADAAQPDDNLLLSF